Genomic segment of Armatimonadota bacterium:
CCTCATCGACTGCCACGCCACAGGGACCGCGGCCGCCGCGGCCTACCGGGCCGCAGGGCGAAAGATGGGCAGCGAGCCCGCACTGCGCTTTGTCGCCGCATCCCTGCACGTGGACTACATCCGCCCCACCCCGCTGGGAGTGTCGCTGGAGGTGCGGGCGCAGGTAAAGGCGATGGATGGGCGTAAGGTGGTGGTCGCGGCCACCGTCTCCGCCGGGGGAGAGGTCACCGCCCGCGGCGAGGTGATGGCCGTGCAGATGCCCGAGTACATGCGGCCGAGGGGCGGTATACCGTTCCGGGAGGTCCCTTAGACCCGGCTGCACCCTTCCCGTCGCGCCTAGGCCCCACCCCCCCTGGGCATAAGTCACGGTTGGACCCGCACCCCGGCGCCACCAGCCTCGGGCGCCGCGACACGATAGGCGGCATGGACATCTCAGCGCGTCCGGATGCTCTCGGCCACCTCTACCGGCAGGCCCGCGCCCTGGCCTCCACCGATACGGCGCGACCAGAAGAGGCGTCGGACTTCTCCCAGACGAGCAGGGCCGTCTTCGCCGACATCGCGCAGGGAGAAAGCGGCGTCGCCGGGCCGGAGGGGCGCCGTCGCGACCAGGTGCGGCGGGCAGCGATCGCCGCCCTGCGACACCAGGCCCTGCTGCTGCGGCGGGCCTGGGTGGCGGAAGGCGGTCCGTCCGCTGAGGATGGCGCCGGGGTGCAGGCGCTCCTGACGCAGGCCGCCACACTGGCGGAA
This window contains:
- a CDS encoding PaaI family thioesterase, whose translation is MAEAFQDSYPDDLSYCFGCGRLNPHGHRLKSYWDGEETVAAFHPQPYHIAIPGYVYGGLIASLIDCHATGTAAAAAYRAAGRKMGSEPALRFVAASLHVDYIRPTPLGVSLEVRAQVKAMDGRKVVVAATVSAGGEVTARGEVMAVQMPEYMRPRGGIPFREVP